A window of Rhizobium sp. CC-YZS058 genomic DNA:
GATGCCCTTTTCCGCGACGATTTCTATCTTTCGACCGCGGAGGCGCGGGTGGTGGCGGTGCTGGAGGATGGCGGCATCGTGCTGGACCGCACCTGCTTCTACGCCACCTCCGGCGGCCAACCCGGTGACAGCGGCACGCTGGAGCGCGCGGACGGGTCGATGATCGGAATCGTCACAACGCGCACCGGCGAGACCAAGAACGACATCGTGCATATGCCGGCCGAGGGGGCAGCGCGGCCGGAAGTCGGCGAGGCGCTGACGCTGCATATCGACTGGCCCCGCCGCTACAGGCTGATGCGCATGCACACCGCCTGCCACCTGCTCTCCGTCGTGCTCCCCTACCCCATTACCGGCGCGGCTGTCGGCGAGGAGGAGAGCCGGGTCGATTTCGACCTCAGCGATCTCGTCGACAAGGATGAGATCACCCAACGGCTGATGCAGCTGGTGCGCGAGAATCATCCGGTCTTTCTCAAGTGGATCACCGATGGGGAGCTGGCCGCCAATCCCGGCATCGTCCGCTCCAAGAACGTCCGCCCGCCGATGGGCCTCGGCCGGATCAGCCTCGTGTGCATCGGCGAGGACTCCGCGATCGACAGCCAGCCCTGCGGCGGCACCCATGTGTCGGAGACGCAGGAAGTGGGCGAGATCTACATTTCCAAGATCGAGAAAAAGGGCAAGGAAAGCCGGCGGCTGCGCATCCGCTTCGGCACCCCCGCCGCCTGACCGCGCCCGCCCCGTCTTTTGAGGAGGAGACTGCCATGACTGCCGAGAAAAGCCCCTTCGTCGTGTCTGCCGATTGGCTCCAGCAGAGGCTGGGCGCTCCGAACCTTCGGATCGTCGATGCGTCCTGGTACCTCCCGGCCCAGAAGCGCGACGCCAAGGCGGAGTATGATGCCGGCCACATTCCGGGCGCCGTGTTCTTCGACCACGAGGGCTTGTCGGACCCCACCAGCGGCCTGCCGCATACGTTGCTCTCGCCCGTCGGATTTGCCGGCGGCGTCGGCGCGCTCGGCCTGTCGGAGACGGATACGATCGTCGTCTATGATGGACCGGGCCTGTTCTCCGCGCCGCGCGTCTGGTGGATGCTGCGCACCATGGGGGCAGAGACGGTCTATCTTCTCGATGGGGGTTTCGATGCCTGGAAGGCGGAAGGGCGGCCGGTGACGGCGGAGCGCACCGTCATCGACATCGCGACCTTCACGCCCCGCTTCGACGAAACGGCTGTCACCTCCTTCGAGGAGATGACCCGGATCGTCGACGACCAGAGCCGGCAGATCGCCGATGCGCGCAGCGCCGGCCGCTTCACCGGCGAGGAGCCCGAGCCCCGCGCCGGCATGCGGTCCGGCCATATGCCGGGCGCACGCAGCCTGCCGGCCACCGCCTTTGCCGACCAGGGGCGGCTGAAGCCTCTGCCCGCGCTGAAGGCCATGATCGAAGAGGCGGGGATAGACCTGACGAAGCCGGTGGTGACAAGCTGCGGCTCCGGCATCACCGCCGCGGTGCTTTCGCTGGCGCTGCAATCGATTGGACACAAGAACAATTCCCTTTACGATGGCTCCTGGTCGGAATGGGGCAGCCGGCCGGAGACCAAGGTCGTCACAGGCAAGGCCTGACGGCGGAGCGATGCACGGAAAGGGCTGACGTGACGGACAATGCAGATGCGAGCGAGGCTCT
This region includes:
- a CDS encoding alanyl-tRNA editing protein, translating into MTATDALFRDDFYLSTAEARVVAVLEDGGIVLDRTCFYATSGGQPGDSGTLERADGSMIGIVTTRTGETKNDIVHMPAEGAARPEVGEALTLHIDWPRRYRLMRMHTACHLLSVVLPYPITGAAVGEEESRVDFDLSDLVDKDEITQRLMQLVRENHPVFLKWITDGELAANPGIVRSKNVRPPMGLGRISLVCIGEDSAIDSQPCGGTHVSETQEVGEIYISKIEKKGKESRRLRIRFGTPAA
- the sseA gene encoding 3-mercaptopyruvate sulfurtransferase — encoded protein: MTAEKSPFVVSADWLQQRLGAPNLRIVDASWYLPAQKRDAKAEYDAGHIPGAVFFDHEGLSDPTSGLPHTLLSPVGFAGGVGALGLSETDTIVVYDGPGLFSAPRVWWMLRTMGAETVYLLDGGFDAWKAEGRPVTAERTVIDIATFTPRFDETAVTSFEEMTRIVDDQSRQIADARSAGRFTGEEPEPRAGMRSGHMPGARSLPATAFADQGRLKPLPALKAMIEEAGIDLTKPVVTSCGSGITAAVLSLALQSIGHKNNSLYDGSWSEWGSRPETKVVTGKA